Below is a genomic region from Gillisia sp. Hel_I_86.
TCCCACATGATTGATCACTTTTTTATTTTTATTGGTCTCGAAAAACAAGAGATCCCCAATATTCACATCTGCTAAAGATAAGCGCTCACCTTCTAATGACATTGCTCTCGAAGACCTTGGCAGTTCTATATTTTCTTCTAAAAATGAGGTAAAAACAAGTCCGGAACAATCCATTCCTTTTGCTGTGGTACCGCCATATTTATATTTAGTCCCTTCAAAGGTAAGGGCCGTTGCAGTAACATTATAGACCCTTTTGTCCTTTGGCAACTCCGAAGCTGAGGCTGTTTTGATCTTGTTCTCTGGAGCTTTATTGTAGATTATTACTTCGTTTGGATTCAAATTTTGCTGTCCTACCAATCGTTTGGATTTGGATGCCCCACAACTTGTGAGCAATAAAGAGAACAGGATAAAAAATACATAGTAAAAATACCTACTCATACAAAAATGCTATTTTTTAATACTCT
It encodes:
- a CDS encoding C40 family peptidase, with amino-acid sequence MSRYFYYVFFILFSLLLTSCGASKSKRLVGQQNLNPNEVIIYNKAPENKIKTASASELPKDKRVYNVTATALTFEGTKYKYGGTTAKGMDCSGLVFTSFLEENIELPRSSRAMSLEGERLSLADVNIGDLLFFETNKNKKVINHVGLVVEIQSGHILFIHSSSSRGVIISSLADDYWFEHFVMARRVI